A region of the Clostridium estertheticum subsp. estertheticum genome:
TCCTCTCAACGAGTGATTTTAAATTTGACAAAACTGTCTTGGCAAAGCCAAAACAGTTTTGTTATTAATATCTGTAATGAGCGAAAGCCTTATTAGCTTCAGCCATCTTGTGGATGTCTTCTCTTTTCTTTACTGCTGCTCCAGTGTTGTTTGAAGCCTCAAGTAACTCATTAGCAAGTTTTTCTCTTGCATATTTCTCGCCTCTGTTATCAGCAGCGATTAATAACCATCTTAATCCTAATGTTTGTCTTCTCTCAGGTCTAACTTCGATAGGCACTTGATAATTTGCTCCACCTATTCTTCTAGCTTTTACTTCAAGTAACGGCATAACATTATTTAATGCAGCTTCAAAAACCTCTAAAGGTTCTTTACCTGTCTTTTCTTTGATTATGTCAAAAGCTTCATAGCATATTTTCTGTGCTACTCCTCTTTTACCATCCTCCATTACATTGTTTATTAACTTTGTAACGACTTTGCTGTTGTACATAGGATCTGGTAATACATCTCTTTTTGCAATATATCCTTTTCTCGGCACTTTACTTCCCTCCTTAACAATTTTAATTAACTCATAGGTACTCGATATTTCTACCGCAAAGCACTCTGTACTTCTGCAAATGTATGTAAATATTTAAATTATCATATATATAAATGCTGAAGACATTGTACCTTAGTTCAAAGCATTATTTTTTTGCCTGCTTTGGTCTTTTAGTACCATATTTTGATCTACTTTGTAGTCTTCCTGCAACTCCAGCTGAATCTAATGTTCCTCTGATGATGTGGTATCTAACTCCTGGTAAATCCTTAACTTTTCCACCTCTTATAAGAACAACACTATGTTCTTGTAAGTTATGGCCTACACCTGGAATATACGCAGTAACTTCATATCCGTTTGTAAGTCTTACTCTTGCAACTTTTCTTAATGCTGAGTTTGGCTTCTTAGGAGTTGTAGTTTTAACTACTGTACAAACGCCTCTTTTTTGTGGGCAATTTTTTAATGCTGGTGCAGCTGATTTTGTAGCTAATGTCTTTCTGCCTTTTCTTATTAATTGGTTAATAGTTGGCATGGTTTCACCTCCCCATTTTTATAAGCTAATTTCCATTTATATCAATGTGTCATAACACAACTTAATGTTATGTTATCACATGATATATCTATATTATTTAGTTGCTAGCAATAATTTAATCTTCAAAACGCAATGCTGTTGCTGATGCAACATCTATGTCACAAAGATTTCCTAGTTCTTTCATTGTGTCTACAAATACTATTTGCAGGGAATTAACTTTGGCTAATTTTAAAATAGGCTCAGTAATACTATTATCAGCATCTTTGGCTATATACAAAACCTTACCCTGATTATTCTTTAATGCTTTTAGGGTTTGTTTAACTCCAACGACTTTCTGACCTACAATTTTATCTACCATTTATAACTCCCTTCATAACTACAATCATAAGATTTATCTACTTAAGATGCATCTACTCGATTTAAATCACACACAAGGTGTATTTTATCATTTTAGTATCCGCCTGTCAACTAGTTACAAGTTATAGTTCTAAATCATTTTCACTTTCTACCTTAACTTCATCTTCAGTATTTATCTTTATAGTCCTATATCTTGTCATACCAGTACCTGCAGGTATTAATTTTCCAATTATTACATTTTCTTTTAATCCAAGCAATGGGTCAATTTTACCCTTAATAGCTGCATCAGTAAGAACTCTTGTTGTCTCTTGGAATGATGCTGCTGACAAGAACGATTCTGTTGCAAGTGCGGCTTTAGTTATACCTAGTAGTGATATCTTGCCTACAGCAGATACGCCACCTTCAGATTCAACTTTTGAATTAGCATCTTCAAAAGCAAAAATATCAACTAAATTTCCTGGAAGTAGTTCAGTATCTCCAGATTCCTCAATTTTTACTTTTCTTGTCATCTGTCTTACAACAACCTCTAAATGCTTATCATTAATATCAACACCTTGAAGTCTATAAACTTTTTGTACCTCTGATGATAAATAATTTTTAACTCCATTAACGCCTTTGATTCTTAAAATATCATGCGGATTAACTGAACCCTCAATTATTTCGTCTCCAGCCTCAATTCTATCACCATTTGCAACTTTTAATCTTGAACCAAATGGTATATCGTAACTTAATTCTTCTCCTGCATCACCAATTACAATTACGACTCTCTTTTTCTTAGTATCTTCCATTTTAACGCTACCAGTTACATCACTTACTATTGCAAGTCCTTTTGGCTTTCTAGCTTCAAATAATTCCTCAACCCTTGGAAGACCTTGAGTAATATCTGATCCTGCTACTCCACCAGTATGGAATGTTCTCATTGTAAGTTGTGTCCCTGGTTCTCCGATAGATTGAGCTGCAATTATTCCTACGGCTTCTCCAATATTTATTTTTTGAGAAGTTGCCATATTCATTCCATAACATTTAGCACAAACACCGATTTTAGCCTTACATGTAAATACTGATCTAATCATAACTTTTTTAACACCAGAATTTTGAACTTCTTGTGCTAAATTTATGTCCATATATTCACCCTTAGGAACTATTACTTTGCCTGTCTTTGGATGAATAATATCTTCAGCAGAATATCTCCCAGTTAATCTTTCAACTAATTGTTCAATTACCTCGCTACCATCACAAATCTCTGAAACCTCAAACCCTTCGTTTGTTCCACAATCTTCGTGTCTTACTATAACATCTTGACATACATCAACAAGTCTTCTTGTTAGATAACCTGAATCGGCAGTCTTAAGTGCTGTATCTGCATTACCTTTTCTAGCTCCATGTGTTGAGATAAAATACTCTAATACGGTTAGTCCATCCCTAAATGACGCTCTAATTGGTAACTCTATTATCTTACCTGATGGATTAGCCATCAGGCCTCTCATACCAGCCAATTGTTTAATCTGGCTCTTAGACCCTCTGGCTCCTGAATCTGCCATCATGAATATCGGATTAAATTTATCCAAACTATCCATTAATGCATTTGCTACATCTTCTGTAGTCTTAGTCCATTTTTCTATTACTCTTTGGTATCTTTCTTCCTCAGATATAAATCCTCGTCTATACATTTTCTCAATCTTATTTACAGTTTCATCAGCATCTCTTAACAATTCTTTTTTAGCTTCTGGAACTTGCATATCAGATGTAGCAACAGTAATTGCTCCAATTGTTGAGTAATGATAACCTTTGGCCTTTATCTTATCTAACATCTTAGAAGTTTCTGAAGGACCATATTTTAAGTAACATTTATCAATAATGCTACCAAGATTCTTTTTACTTACTAAGAAATCTATTTCACAATTAAGTTCATTGCCAGGAATACTTCTATCAATAAATCCTAAATCTTGAGGTATAGTTTCATTAAATATTAATTTTCCTGGTGTAGTTTCTATAACAGAAGTTACACTAATGCCATTAACAACGCCGGATACCTTAACTTTAATTTTTGCATGAATAGCAATATCCTTTACTTGATATGCCATCATTACTTCATCTGGTGATGAGAATGCTCTTCCCTCACCTTTTGCACCATCTTTATCAATAGTTAAGTAGTAAGCTCCTAAAACCATATCTTGAGTAGGTACACAAACTGGTTTACCATCTGACGGTTTCATTATATTGTGAGCTGCAAGCATTAAGAATCTTGCTTCAGCTTGAGCTTCAACAGATAAAGGTACATGTACTGCCATTTGATCTCCATCAAAGTCAGCGTTATAAGCTGTACATACAAGTGGATGTAGCTTAATAGCCCTACCCTCTACTAATATAGGTTGGAAAGCTTGAATTCCAAGTCTATGCAGCGTAGGTGCACGATTTAATAATACCGGATGATCAGCTATTACTTCTTCTAATACATCCCATACTTGAGGCATAACCCTCTCAACCATTCTCTTAGCACTCTTAATATTATGAGCCACTCCACTACCAACTAGCTTTTTCATAACAAAAGGCTTAAATAATTCTAAAGCCATTTCCTTTGGAAGACCACATTGATACATTTGAAGTTCTGGTCCAACAACTATAACCGAACGTCCAGAATAATCAACACGTTTTCCAAGTAGATTTTGTCTAAATCTTCCTTGTTTACCTTTTAACATGTCAGATAAAGATTTTAAAGGTCTATTACCTGGTCCTGTAACTGGTCTTCCACGTCTTCCGTTATCAATTAATGCATCTACAGCTTCTTGAAGCATTCTTTTTTCATTTCTAACGATTATGTCTGGAGCTCCTAAATCTAAAAGTTTTTTAAGTCTGTTATTCCTGTTTATCACTCTTCTATATAAATCGTTCAAATCAGAAGTAGCAAATCTCCCTCCATCCAATTGTACCATTGGCCTTAAATCAGGTGGTATTACAGGTATTACATCAATTATAATCCACTCAGGCTTGTTTTTAGATTTTCTAAATGACTCTGATACATCCAGCCTTCTTATACTTCTAATTCTTTTTTGTCCTGTACTTGTTTTTAAGTCTTCTTTTAATTCCTTAGATAGTTCCTCTAAGTTTATACCTTGTAGAAGTACTTTAACAGACTCTGCACCCATACCAGCAACAAAGCTATCATTTCCAAATTTATCAATAGCTTCTCTATATTCTTTTTCACTAAGGATTTGCTTTCTTAGTAGTGATGTTTCTTTTGGATCCAATACTACATAAGAAGCAAAATAAAGAATTTTTTCTAGTGATCTAGGTGACATATCTAAAATAAGTCCCATACGAGATGGTATTCCTTTAAAATACCAAATGTGAGATACTGGAGCAGCAAGTTCTATATGCCCCATTCTTTCACGTCTTACTTTTGATTTCGTAACTTCAACACCACATCTATCACAAACTATTCCCTTATATCTTACTCTCTTGTATTTTCCGCAGTGACATTCCCAATCTTTTATTGGTCCAAATATACGCTCGCAAAAAAGTCCATCTCTTTCAGGTTTTAAAGTTCTATAGTTTATAGTCTCAGGTTTTTTTACTTCACCTTTCGACCATTCTCTAATTTGTTCCGGTGATGCTAATCCTATTTGAATAGCATCAAAATTATTAAATTCAAACAAGGGTCCAGCCTCCCTTCATATTAATGTTCATCATTAAAATCATTCAATTCTAAATCTTCACCAAAATCTTCTAATGGTACTTCATCATAATTTATATCAACATCTACTTCTTCATCTTCATCAATAAGTTCAACGTACTCTTCAGTTGGCGACTCAGGCACTACATCTTCTGAACCTTCTATGTTAACATTTAGATTTAATTCTTCCATTTCATCGTCTACTGACTCTTTAATTTTAATTTCTTCCCTATCATCAGTAAGAACTTTAACATTAAGACATAAGGCTTGCAATTCTTTTATAAGAACTTTAAACGATTCAGGTACACCCGGTTCTGGGATATTTTCACCCTTAACAATTGCTTCATATGTTTTAACCCTACCTACAACATCATCAGATTTAACTGTTAGAATCTCTTGCAACGTGTGAGCTGAACCATAGGCCTCTAGTGCCCAAACTTCCATTTCTCCAAATCTTTGGCCACCAAACTGTGCTTTACCACCTAATGGTTGCTGTGTTACTAGCGAATATGGTCCTGTAGATCTAGCATGTATTTTATCATCTACTAGATGATGTAATTTCAAGATATACATATATCCAACAGTAACTCTGCTATCAAGTGCTTCTCCTGTACGTCCATCATACAAATCAGTTTTTCCATCTGCATCATATCCTGCTTTTATCAAGCACGCTTCAATTTCTTCCTCTTGTGCACCATCAAATACTGGAGTTGCAATGTGCCAACCTAATTCACTAGCTGCCCATCCTAGATGAACCTCAAGTACTTGACCTATATTCATACGAGAAGGAACTCCTAGTGGATTTAAGCATATTTGAAGCGGTCTTCCATCTGGTAAAAATGGCATATCTTCTACTGGTAATACTCTTGAGATAACTCCTTTATTACCATGTCTTCCTGCCATCTTATCGCCCACAGATATCTTTCTTTTTTGAGCTATATAGCATCTAACTAGTTCATTTACACCCGGTGGAAGTTCATCACCATTTTCTCTAGTGAATACCTTAACATCGACTATTATTCCAGCCTCGCCATGAGGCACCCTAAGTGATGTATCTCTTACTTCTCTTGCTTTTTCACCAAATATTGCTCTTAATAATCTCTCCTCTGCGGTAAGCTCTGTTTCTCCTTTAGGGGTTACTTTTCCCACAAGGATATCTCCAGATCTTATCTCAGCACCAATTCTTATTATTCCACCCTCATCTATGTCTTTAAGTGCATCTTCTCCAACATTTGGGATGTCTCTAGTTATTTCTTCAGGTCCAAGCTTAGTATCTCTTGCTTCTGATTCGTATTCTTCAATATGAACTGAAGTAAAAATATCATCACGAACAAGTTCTTCAGATATTAGCATTGCATCCTCATAATTATAACCTTCCCAAGTTACAAACCCAATACGGATGTTCTTACCTAAAGCTATTTCTCCAAGATCTGTTGAAGGGCCATCTGCTAAAACAGAGTTTACTTCGACTTTCTCTCCTTTATTAACTATAGGTTTCTGATTTATACACGTACCCTGATTGGATCTTTTAAACTTAAGAATTTTATAAACATCGAGTCCACTATCTGAATCTCTTCTTACTTTAATCTCGTTAGCACTTACGTACTCAACTATGCCGGCGTTTCTAGCTTTCGGAAGAACACCAGAATCCACTGCAGCTCTATATTCTATTCCAGTAGCTACAATTGGAGATTGTGATTTTAATAGTGGTACTGCTTGACGCTGCATATTCGAACCCATAAGTGCACGACTTGCATCATCATTCTCAAGAAATGGAATCATAGCAGTTGCAACAGAAACTATCTGTCTTGGTGATATATCCATTAAATCAACTTCATTTTTTGGAACGATCATTATTTCTGTTGTCTTTCTTACAGTTACCTTATCATCTACAAAAGTACCATCTTCACTAATTGGTTCACTTGCTTGTGCTACTAGATATGAATCTTCTTCATCCGCAGTCATATAAACAATCTTGTCTGTAACTATTGATGTTTTCTTATCTATAAGTCTATATGGTGTTTCGATAAATCCATATTCATTTACCTTAGCGTAACTTGCAAGTGAATTAATAAGCCCTATATTTGGTCCTTCTGGCGTCTCTATTGGACACATTCTACCATAATGTGAGTAATGAACGTCCCTAACTTCAAAGCCAGCTCTCTCTCTAGAAAGCCCACCTGGTCCTAGCGCAGATAATCTTCTTTTGTTTGTAAGTTCTGATAATGGATTTGTTTGATCCATGAATTGAGAAAGTTGAGAACTTCCAAAAAATTCTTTTATAGCTGCTGCTACTGGTCTTATGTTTATAAGTGCTTGAGGAGTAATTCCTTCTTGGTCTTGAATTGTCATTCTTTCCTTAACAACTCTTTCCATTCTAGATAATCCTATTCTAAATTGATTCTGTAAAAGTTCTCCTACAGATCTAATTCGTCTATTTCCTAAATGATCAATATCATCAATATAACCGATATCGTAAGTTAGTCCTAACTCGTAGCTCACTGTAGCATACATATCATCTTTAATTATATGTTTTGGTATCAATCTAGTTTTATTGGCTTTTATTTGCTCTTTAATCTCTTCTTCATCACTATAATTATCTAGTATTTCTTTTAATGTTGGATAATGAACCATTTCTCTAATATTAAGGTCAGAAATATCAAAGTTAACTACCTTATTAAGGTTAACAAAATTATTTCCTATAACTCTTATTACTCTATCCTCAACTTGAAGATCTACAACATTAATTCCTAGATTTTGAATTTCTAAAGCTGTTTCTCTATCTATTTTTTGATCTTTTTCGACTATAACTTCACCAGTTGTAGGGTTGACAATATTCTCAGCAGCGATTTGATTTGCGATTCTGTGATTAATAGATAATTTTTTATTGAATTTATATCTACCAACTCTTGACAAATCGTATCTCTTCGCATCAAAGAATAATGAATCAATAAGAGATACCGCACTATCTACTGTAGGTGGTTCACCTGGTCTTAATCTCTTATATATTTCTATCAAAGCTTCTTCTCTTGTTTTAGTATTATCTTTTTCTATTGTTGCTTTTAATCTTTCTTCTTCACCCAATAATTGATGTAAGTCTAAATCACTACCATTATCCATCATAGCCCTTGCTAAGATACTTATTGGCAATTTTCTAGTCTTGTCGATTCTAATATATACGATATCGTTAGAATCTGTTTCATACTCTAGCCATGCTCCTCTGTTTGGAATTACAGTAGCTGAGTATAGTTTTTTTCCTGTCTTGTCAACTGAATAATTGTAGTAAACCCCTGGTGATCTAACCAATTGACTTACTATAACTCTTTCTGCACCGTTGATAACAAATGTTCCTTGTGGTGTCATCAGTGGGAAATCTCCCATAAAGACTTCTTGCTCCTTGATTTCACCTGTTTCATTATTACGCAATCTAACCTTAACTTTTAAAGGTGCTGCGTAAGTTGTATCTCTTTCTTTACATTGTTCTTCAGTATACTTAATATTTTCTATATCAAGTTTGTATCCTACGAACTCTAGAACAAGATTTCCAGTATAATCTTGAATAGGATTTATATCATCAAAAACTTCTTGAAGTCCCTCTTTCAAAAACCAATCATAAGAATCTAACTGTATCTCAATTAAATTTGGCATATCAGTTACTTCTGGAATCTTTGAAAAACTCATTCTTGTTCTCTTACCTAGTTGGACAGGATGTACCATCAGCTTTCACCCCTTGTATAAACTAAAATAACCAAAAACACACTTTCCATTAGGACCTTATGCTTCTGGATTCAGACACTTATCATATTATTATAACCTTATTTGTTAATTTAATTCACAATAACCAATAATTACATTTATTTTAATGTAAAATTACTAGTTTTCTTACATTACGCTATATTATCATAATTATAATTCTATGTCAACATAACATTTTAAAAAAGGGCACTCTTATATAAAAGTACCCTTGTTTTATAATAAAATTATTTTACTTCTGCTTCGCCGCCAACTTCTTCAAGTTTAGCTTTCATTGCAGCCGCATCATCTTTACTTACAGCTTCTTTTATAGTTTTTGGAGCTCCATCAACTATATCTTTAGCTTCTTTTAATCCAAGACCAGTTAATTCTCTAACAACTTTAATAACTTTAATTTTGTTAGGTCCTACAGCTTTTAAAATTACGTCAAATTCAGTTTTTTCTTCAGCGACAGCTGTAGCCGCTCCTGCAGCAGCAACTGGTGCTGAAGCACTTACGCCAAATTCCTCTTCGCAAGTTTTTACTAGTTCATTTAATTCTAAAACACTCATATCTTTTATAGCTTGAATAATATCTTCTCTTGTCATTATAAATGCACCTCCGAATTTTTTTCATGTATATATATCTGTAATTGCCTATAAACAAGGCATAATCACCTTCATAGAAGGTATAATTTGAAACAATTAAATTAATTAGCTATGTACCCTCACATAATATTTAAAATATTATTGTGCTGATTCCTTTTGCTCTTTAATTGAGTTCAATAAGTATGCAAGATTTGATAATGGAGCCTTGAAGCTTCCAAGTAATTTTGCAATAAGAACATCTCTTGATGGTATTGATGCAAGCGCGTTAACTTCTGCGCTGTCGAATATTTTGCCTTCGATTAAAGCTGCTTTAAGCTCTAATTTCTT
Encoded here:
- a CDS encoding ribosomal L7Ae/L30e/S12e/Gadd45 family protein, which gives rise to MVDKIVGQKVVGVKQTLKALKNNQGKVLYIAKDADNSITEPILKLAKVNSLQIVFVDTMKELGNLCDIDVASATALRFED
- the rpoC gene encoding DNA-directed RNA polymerase subunit beta', whose translation is MFEFNNFDAIQIGLASPEQIREWSKGEVKKPETINYRTLKPERDGLFCERIFGPIKDWECHCGKYKRVRYKGIVCDRCGVEVTKSKVRRERMGHIELAAPVSHIWYFKGIPSRMGLILDMSPRSLEKILYFASYVVLDPKETSLLRKQILSEKEYREAIDKFGNDSFVAGMGAESVKVLLQGINLEELSKELKEDLKTSTGQKRIRSIRRLDVSESFRKSKNKPEWIIIDVIPVIPPDLRPMVQLDGGRFATSDLNDLYRRVINRNNRLKKLLDLGAPDIIVRNEKRMLQEAVDALIDNGRRGRPVTGPGNRPLKSLSDMLKGKQGRFRQNLLGKRVDYSGRSVIVVGPELQMYQCGLPKEMALELFKPFVMKKLVGSGVAHNIKSAKRMVERVMPQVWDVLEEVIADHPVLLNRAPTLHRLGIQAFQPILVEGRAIKLHPLVCTAYNADFDGDQMAVHVPLSVEAQAEARFLMLAAHNIMKPSDGKPVCVPTQDMVLGAYYLTIDKDGAKGEGRAFSSPDEVMMAYQVKDIAIHAKIKVKVSGVVNGISVTSVIETTPGKLIFNETIPQDLGFIDRSIPGNELNCEIDFLVSKKNLGSIIDKCYLKYGPSETSKMLDKIKAKGYHYSTIGAITVATSDMQVPEAKKELLRDADETVNKIEKMYRRGFISEEERYQRVIEKWTKTTEDVANALMDSLDKFNPIFMMADSGARGSKSQIKQLAGMRGLMANPSGKIIELPIRASFRDGLTVLEYFISTHGARKGNADTALKTADSGYLTRRLVDVCQDVIVRHEDCGTNEGFEVSEICDGSEVIEQLVERLTGRYSAEDIIHPKTGKVIVPKGEYMDINLAQEVQNSGVKKVMIRSVFTCKAKIGVCAKCYGMNMATSQKINIGEAVGIIAAQSIGEPGTQLTMRTFHTGGVAGSDITQGLPRVEELFEARKPKGLAIVSDVTGSVKMEDTKKKRVVIVIGDAGEELSYDIPFGSRLKVANGDRIEAGDEIIEGSVNPHDILRIKGVNGVKNYLSSEVQKVYRLQGVDINDKHLEVVVRQMTRKVKIEESGDTELLPGNLVDIFAFEDANSKVESEGGVSAVGKISLLGITKAALATESFLSAASFQETTRVLTDAAIKGKIDPLLGLKENVIIGKLIPAGTGMTRYRTIKINTEDEVKVESENDLEL
- a CDS encoding DNA-directed RNA polymerase subunit beta, coding for MVHPVQLGKRTRMSFSKIPEVTDMPNLIEIQLDSYDWFLKEGLQEVFDDINPIQDYTGNLVLEFVGYKLDIENIKYTEEQCKERDTTYAAPLKVKVRLRNNETGEIKEQEVFMGDFPLMTPQGTFVINGAERVIVSQLVRSPGVYYNYSVDKTGKKLYSATVIPNRGAWLEYETDSNDIVYIRIDKTRKLPISILARAMMDNGSDLDLHQLLGEEERLKATIEKDNTKTREEALIEIYKRLRPGEPPTVDSAVSLIDSLFFDAKRYDLSRVGRYKFNKKLSINHRIANQIAAENIVNPTTGEVIVEKDQKIDRETALEIQNLGINVVDLQVEDRVIRVIGNNFVNLNKVVNFDISDLNIREMVHYPTLKEILDNYSDEEEIKEQIKANKTRLIPKHIIKDDMYATVSYELGLTYDIGYIDDIDHLGNRRIRSVGELLQNQFRIGLSRMERVVKERMTIQDQEGITPQALINIRPVAAAIKEFFGSSQLSQFMDQTNPLSELTNKRRLSALGPGGLSRERAGFEVRDVHYSHYGRMCPIETPEGPNIGLINSLASYAKVNEYGFIETPYRLIDKKTSIVTDKIVYMTADEEDSYLVAQASEPISEDGTFVDDKVTVRKTTEIMIVPKNEVDLMDISPRQIVSVATAMIPFLENDDASRALMGSNMQRQAVPLLKSQSPIVATGIEYRAAVDSGVLPKARNAGIVEYVSANEIKVRRDSDSGLDVYKILKFKRSNQGTCINQKPIVNKGEKVEVNSVLADGPSTDLGEIALGKNIRIGFVTWEGYNYEDAMLISEELVRDDIFTSVHIEEYESEARDTKLGPEEITRDIPNVGEDALKDIDEGGIIRIGAEIRSGDILVGKVTPKGETELTAEERLLRAIFGEKAREVRDTSLRVPHGEAGIIVDVKVFTRENGDELPPGVNELVRCYIAQKRKISVGDKMAGRHGNKGVISRVLPVEDMPFLPDGRPLQICLNPLGVPSRMNIGQVLEVHLGWAASELGWHIATPVFDGAQEEEIEACLIKAGYDADGKTDLYDGRTGEALDSRVTVGYMYILKLHHLVDDKIHARSTGPYSLVTQQPLGGKAQFGGQRFGEMEVWALEAYGSAHTLQEILTVKSDDVVGRVKTYEAIVKGENIPEPGVPESFKVLIKELQALCLNVKVLTDDREEIKIKESVDDEMEELNLNVNIEGSEDVVPESPTEEYVELIDEDEEVDVDINYDEVPLEDFGEDLELNDFNDEH
- the rpsL gene encoding 30S ribosomal protein S12, with the translated sequence MPTINQLIRKGRKTLATKSAAPALKNCPQKRGVCTVVKTTTPKKPNSALRKVARVRLTNGYEVTAYIPGVGHNLQEHSVVLIRGGKVKDLPGVRYHIIRGTLDSAGVAGRLQSRSKYGTKRPKQAKK
- the rpsG gene encoding 30S ribosomal protein S7, which encodes MPRKGYIAKRDVLPDPMYNSKVVTKLINNVMEDGKRGVAQKICYEAFDIIKEKTGKEPLEVFEAALNNVMPLLEVKARRIGGANYQVPIEVRPERRQTLGLRWLLIAADNRGEKYAREKLANELLEASNNTGAAVKKREDIHKMAEANKAFAHYRY
- the rplL gene encoding 50S ribosomal protein L7/L12, producing MTREDIIQAIKDMSVLELNELVKTCEEEFGVSASAPVAAAGAATAVAEEKTEFDVILKAVGPNKIKVIKVVRELTGLGLKEAKDIVDGAPKTIKEAVSKDDAAAMKAKLEEVGGEAEVK